The nucleotide window AATACACATCCCGACACTCGCCGCGACGACGACCGTGCCGCCGCCGCCCTCGACTTCTGCCTGCGCCTGGCACGCGTGCAAGCCACAGTCGTGCGCCGCCTGGACGCGGTCCTGGGCGGCCATCATGGCCTGTCTTTCGGCGACTTCATGCTGCTGCATCACCTGTCGAAAGCGCCGGGCGGCCGGCTGCGCCGCGTCGATCTCGCCGAGCGGCAGGGCCTGACGGCGTCCGGCGTCACCCGCACCCTGCTGCCGATGGAAAAAACCGGCCTGGTGGCGCGCATGGCGGACGAGCGCGACGCGCGGGTGGGCTTCGCGGCCATCACGCCCGCCGGCCACAACCTGCTCGACAACGCGCTGCTGACCGCCCGCGAGACCTGCGCGGAACTGCTCAGGCATGCCCCGCAGGACCAGCTGGATACCCTCACGGCCGTGCTCGGCAACATCCTGGGGCCGGGCGCATG belongs to Pseudoduganella albidiflava and includes:
- a CDS encoding MarR family winged helix-turn-helix transcriptional regulator, which produces MNTHPDTRRDDDRAAAALDFCLRLARVQATVVRRLDAVLGGHHGLSFGDFMLLHHLSKAPGGRLRRVDLAERQGLTASGVTRTLLPMEKTGLVARMADERDARVGFAAITPAGHNLLDNALLTARETCAELLRHAPQDQLDTLTAVLGNILGPGA